Genomic window (Nitrospirales bacterium LBB_01):
AGACAGCATCATATCCTCGTTCATTATGACCGATTGAAAACCACCTGCCTCTGTAAAAGCGTCTCGCTTTATGGCAGAACAAACATTTGAAAAGAAAAATGTCTTAATACCAAGCAACCCAATAGAGTCTTTGCTTTTAACCATTCGGGTATCAGGGTAATTAAATGTCCTGCTAAAATATTCAACCGGATTAGCGTCCATTCTGGGAACTTGTCTTGCAAAAGCAGCAGCAGTAAGGGGGTCATCGAGAGGTTTTAAAAGTGCCGCAAAAAGCATGTCGTTAACTGGCATGGCGTCTTGTGTCATAAACATTAAAACTCTGCCTGAGGCCATAGATTCAGCTAAATTGCGGCTGCCTCCGTGGTTAAATTCACTCACTGGGATTACGATAGTTTTACAGCCCAAAGAGTTTGCAATTTCAACCGTATTATCAGAGGATGAGGAGTCTATCACTATGACCTCAGCGCTTACCGGCGTGCCGTCTTCATACTTTTGACTAAAACAAGAGGCGGCTAACTTTCCGATTACTCCTGAAGCATTGATGGTTGGAACTATTACGCTTACATCCATATGTTTCAAAGTCTACCACAAATTTGACAACGGTGACAATATGAATTTTTCTGTAAAATAATGTTAAAATCAGACCAACTAACAGCTGAGACGAAAGTATGGATAAAAATATACCGATAATAGAAAAGTTAAACACTAAGATACTCTCTAACAGTGATTTCCCAGCTATGGGACGCACTGTAGCTCTTGTTAATAAACAAACATCCTCAGAGAGTGACGTCTCGGTGACAGAACTTGCCAACACTATACTGAATGATTACGCTCTTTCCAATAAGCTCCTGAAAATGGTCAACACGGTTTTCTATATTAAGTACCAATTGGATGGTAAAATAAATACAATCTCACGCGCTGTTTATGTTTTAGGGTTTAATCAAGTAAGAAATGCTGCGCTGTCGCTGATGTTATTTGAACATATAAGTAACAAAGCCACAGCATATGATTTGCGAGAGGGAATGGTCATGTCCTTTATGACAGCGCTGATAGCCAGAGAGGTTGCCAAACAAACCGACGTGGAGGATGTTGAGGCGGCTTTTCTTTGCGCCTTTTTTCATGACCTTGGAAAACTGCTCACAATTTTCTATTTGCCTGAAGAGTTTTTGAAAATAAAAGAGATACTGGCAAAGGACCCGTCCTCTGAAGAGGCTGCAGTGCTCTCTGTGCTGGGAACCAAATTTGAAAAAATTGGAGCTCATATTGCAAAGAGCTGGCATTTTTCAGCCGACATAATATACTGTATGGAGACGTCGTCCCAGTCCCAGCACTCTGTCCTTACTCAACTGGATAAACTTCGTTGTTTAACCGGATTTTCTAGTAAAATATGCAGCATCACCTACAGAGCTAACCAAACACCGGAGGTTTGGGCACATTCAATTACCTCGCTTCTGAAAAGTTACAAAGGCTGCATTGACTTAAAAGAGGAGGATGTAATAACTATTCTTGAATCGTCCTTTAAGGAAACACTTGAGTATGCTAAAAACTTTAAATTTGGCATAAATGACAGCAAGTTTCTAAAGCGGCTTTCCTTTTACCTGACACACATGGGTAGCAGCATATCTTGCCCTGAAGAGGTTATAACTAAGGAAAAGCAATATGAAGACATAGGCGGTATTAGCCTGCTTGAAATACACCCCGGGGATGCCGATGACGTCGTTGACGACAACCCTGAGGCAATATTAATGAAAGGGGTTCAGGAAATAGCTAACACTTTACTTGAAAATTATAACTTAAATGATGTGCTTAGAATGATTCTTGAGGTACTGTTTAGAGGCTTTAAGTTTCACAGAGTAATAATTTGTATAAGAAACTCTAAGGACTCTGTTATGGAGGGTAGATTTGGCTTTGGGCCGGATTTAGGTAAAATAGGCAAGAGTTTTAAATTCGCACTAGATAAAGACTCTGATGATGTTTTTAATTTATCGCTTACACAGGGAGTGGATATACTGATTTCAGATATTAGCGATAACAGAATCGTTTCTAAAATTCCGGCATGGTTTACAAACTTAGTGGATGCACAAACATTTGTACTAATACCGATTATCGTACTTAAAACCCCGATTGGCCTTATTTATGCCGAAAAACAGAAAGCCAATGAGATTTCTATAAGTCAGCAACTGCTAAGATTTATAAAAACACTGAGAAACCAGGCTGTCTTAGCCATTAAACAAAGAATGTAGCGAAAAATATTCCCCTTCGCACAACGGCCAGCATTGAGCGAAAACTTCTTACCATATAACAATGACCGCAAGTAGCATTAAATTCAACAGCGGCTACTACAGAGCGTTTCACGACACATGATTATTTTACATACTAATTGTTCCACGTGGAACATCTAAAATTTTCAGTAAAGCATGTTTTCAAAATTGTTCCACGTTGAACAAGAATTGATTACAAGGATCATCGTCGTCCGACAGAAAAATGAACAAAACCATGTTCTGTCAGCTTTTTAGGTTCATAGACATTTCTTAAATCAAAGAAGTATGGACCGGTCATCATAGCTTTAACATTTTTTAGGTCAAGATTTCTGAACTGGTTCCACTCGGTGGTTAGCACGGTAGCGTCTGCCCCCTTGATAGTATCGTAAACGTCTACACCAAAGGTAATGTCAGGAAGTAGTTTTTTCGCATTTTCCATGCCTGCTGGATCGTAAGCACGTATTTTGGCGCCTCTTTTAAGTAGTTCTTTTATTAAATAAATTGCTGGAGCCTCCCTCAAGTCATCCGTGTTAGGTTTAAATGCAAGACCAAGAAATGCCAGTGTTTTATTTTTAACATACCCATCCATTGTATCAATAATTCTATGAAGCATTATGTCACGTTGTTTGTAATTAGCTTTAACTGTTGCAGAAACAACGTCAAGATTAACGCCACTATCCTCAGCAATACTGATAAGTGCACGGGTGTCTTTTGGAAAACATGAGCCGCCAAATCCGGGGCCAGGATGCAAAAACTTCTTACCAATCCTGCCATCCAGGCCCATCGCTCTCGCCACGTCATGAACATTAGCATTGACCTTATCGCAAAGATTTGCAATTTCGTTTATAAAAGATATTTTTGTTGCCAAAAAAGCATTTGCAGCATATTTTATCAACTCGGCTGTCTCTATGTTTGTTATGACAAAAGGTGTTTCAATTAAATAAAGAGGGCCATATAGTTCTTTCATGACAGCTACCGCTCTATCTGATTCGGCTCCTATCACTATTCTGTCCGGTCGCATAAAGTCCTCAATCGCAGCTCCTTCACGCAAAAACTCAGGGTTTGAAACCACGTCGTAGTCAATATTATTATTTATTACAGTTGCTATCAATTCCTTAACTCTTTTGCCGGTGCCTACAGGTACTGTACTTTTTGTGACAATAACCTTATAGTCATTTATGTATTCGGCTATGGATTTGGCGACAGTAAAGACGTGTGATAAGTCTGCTGTGCCGTCTTCATTAGGCGGTGTTCCCACAGCTATAAACACTGCCTGTGAGTTGACAACTGCTTTGGCTATATTAGTGCTGAAATGAAGCCGTCCTTGTTTAACATTTCTGCTTACCAGGTCTTTAAGTCCAGGCTCATAAAAAGGAATCTCTCCATTATCTAATGATTTTATCTTATCGGCGTCCTTATCCACACACGTTACTGTTACACCAAACTCTGAAAAACACGCCCCGGTCACTAACCCTACATAACCGACTCCGATCATTCCTATATGCAATTTTCCTGTACCCCCCTAATCAGTATATTTTTTGAAGTTCAAAACGTATCAGGTCGCTTGTCTTTAATTTGCTTAAAATCATAGCACTTAAATATAGAATATGTTCTGAGAGTTTGTCCACGTTCTGTTGCGTTAAAAATACTCTGTTCACATCTGTCAAAAGACTGCGCTACAACAGGATTAACAGCATTGCCAGTGTCTGTAACGAAAAGAGCGTTAATTCTCACATTGGGATTAAGCACTCTTAATCTTTCTGCTGCATCGTTAATTCCAGGCCACATATCATACTCACTCATTCTGCGTCCTAAAGCAACACAATAAACAACAGGATGTCCGCTAACATAAAAGGCGAGTTCAGCTGTCATCTGATATTTATCAGAAAAAATAAGCACCTCGTCACTTGAGCTTTTAAGCTCAGTACGAGCCTTATCAACAACCTCGCCCAGCACTTTCCAGCCGCGTAATCGTGAGGCCGTGTCTAAGTCAACGGGGAGTCGCAGCACTTGAGGGTAATGACTGACGGCTGTCACTATCAAAGCTACAATCAGGGCTGATTTAACAAATCTCCGAGTATGTTTAAATGTCATCATCCATGGCAGCCCCTCTGTTTTGTATAAATAATACCGGCTGAATGCAATAATGCCTGTAACATAAGCTGTCATTGGCCAGTTTGCTTGTACTTTACCTTGTAAGCTCTTCAAAAGAAAAAATATTAAAACAGGGGCTGAAAACCAAAAAAGAAATCCGTTCTCAGTATTCCGGCTATTCTTATAAAGTTTAATAACTGCTATACACATGAGCACCAAAATTACTGGTGTTACGACACCCAATTGAGAGCCAATAAACTCAAGAAGCCTCAGCGGTGATAATGTAAAGCCATCAGCGAGGTGAGCGTGTCCAGCCGTGTGCCTAAGTGTTACCCAGTTATGCTGGTAATTCCATATAATTACGGGACTAAAAAAAGCGAGACTGATGATTAATGAAATATAGGGTTTTATAGTTTTTAAAATTTTATTTCTGCCGGTAAAGATAAAGAACAGAAAAGTACAGATGTAAAAAAAAGCCATAAGATACTTTGCCGAAATTCCAAGCCCAACACAAACGCCAAGTAAAATCCATCCTCGCTGTTCTTTTACAGCCGCTTTGTATAAAAGATACATGGAAACTATCCAAAAAAACACAAATGGCGGATCTATTGTAAAAACCACTCCGTAAGTTGCAAACAGGGGTATTAGCTGAAAAATTAGGGCTGATGAGATGGCAACAAAATCATTCTTTTCAATTAGCTTTTTTCCACTGTCATTAACACCGTCTGTCCTGTAGATAAGTCTTACTAGTTTGAAAATAAAAACACTGCTTAGAGCAGTAAAGATTACTGCTGGCAGCCGGAGAGCTAAAACATTTACGCCAAACAGATGAGTAAACACATACATCACATACATGACAAACGGGCCCTTTGAGTAATAACTTAGCTCTGGGCGTCTGGAGCAGTCCCAGTACAGAGCCTCATCAGCACTTAAATCAAGCGGTCCGTCTAAAATATAATACACTCTGAATACGCTTATGACTAATAGCGAATAATACAGAATTGTCTCAAATGGTACTTTCTTGTATGACTTTTGCGCTGTCCTATATAACACAATAACGACAGAGGCTATGAAAAGCGCCGAGAAAAAGCCGCTGATTACATCCAGAGGGTAGTGAACTCCGACATAAACTCTTGAAAAAGAAATCAAAGCAGCCATAAATATTGGGTAGATTAACCAGCGTTTACTGATGCGCCCTGCAATAAAATAAACCAGTGATATGGCAAAGGAAAATGAATTTGAAGCGTGCCCAGATGGAAAAGAATACGATTGGGTACATCCAACAAGCAGGTTTACGTCCTGTAGGGCATTGCACGGTCTTATTCGCTCCACAAACAGCTTGAGTGTGTTGGACAGCCAGTCAGTTAGTGCAAAGGTCAAGAGTGGGATTATCAGTATTTCAAGAAATGCCTGTGTGTCAAAAGGCAGCCTCTCTTTTGAATCACGTCTGATTTTAATTACTAAAACGATGATTACATACACGATGAAAAATAAATACCCCTTTGAGGTAATAAAGGGCATAACGGAGTCAAGAAGACTGTTTTTAATGCCGGTGTTTAGCGCATAAAAAATCCTTCTGTCAAGTAATCCAATGTCTGATATACTAAGAACAAAACCCTCCTTGCAGCTAAGCGGCTATATCCATTTCATAGTATAAATATTGGTAAAGTAGTCTTTTCTGTTGATATATCCAGCACGTTTAAGCTCTATGATTATTTCCCGGAAATAAAGCGAGGCAATTATTATAAAAGGCCGTTGTGATATGTCTGTCAGGTTTATTACTTTGTCGTCAGGGCAATAAACGGTAAGTCCTTCTGACAGATATCCCCACTTATTTTTATCGTTGTCAACAAAACCAGTCGGCATTATGTTATAGCGTGATAAGATAGACGTCGTCATTTTCCCTGCTTCCCCTGCGCCCCAGATATAAACAGGCCTCTCTATATTTTTCAACTTTGCTGTCATTTCGTTAATATACATTTCCTGATATTTTTTATGAGCGCGTTCGCTTTCTGTCTGAGGAGTTTTACCCTCCACAGACAAGGCATCAGGCGCAAGCCAATATAACCCCGTATATTCCGGAACACTCATAAGTTCATAGCGGCTGCCTAGTCGCAGGAAAAACTCCTGATCACCGTTAGCAACAAAAGTTTCATCAAAAAACCCTGTACCATCGTGCACAGAGGCTCTCCACATTGGATGCGGTCCAACCATACTAAACTGTAGAAGTTGCTCATACGAATACTCCGGCCAACTAAACTCACTGTGCAAAGAGTGAGATTCAAAACTGTCAGTCGGGTTTTTTGTCCTATATGTATTTCCATAGACAAGAGCAACGTCAGGAAATTGTTCAAGATAGCCGGAAAGTAACTCGTAGGCGTCACATCTCAATCTATCATTTGTGCTCATTGGGGTAATGTACTTGCCTCGCGCAAGTTTCACCATAATATTCCATGCGCTATACACCCCTATGCGGCTTCCTGTTCTTATATAAGTTATATTAGAGTGAATCTTCTGAAACTCCTCCACAACCTTCCTTTCATTTTCCGGCGAGTTCGCATCCAAAACAATTATCTCAAGGTCGTTATAAATAGTCTGGCTGCAAAGGTCTGTTAAACACTGCCGAATAAATCTCTCTGACTTATAGGCCGACACTATAACTGTGACAAGATACTCATAAGGCGATTTATTAAATTTGATTAATTTTATATCTTGTGGTTTCTCATGACTATAGGTTATTTTGAATTGATTCAAATGAAAATGATCCTCAGGGAGTTTCCATAGAGGCACTTTTTTATCAAAACCCCAGACGGATGGCGACTCAAATATTATCTCTGGCTTATTGTTATGAGCTGTTACCTCATCCAATTGCAATCCCGTTGCAACTCCCCAAGAAGGGAGCAGCTTTTGAGCTTTTGGGGTGATTTCTGCCAGCACCTTTTTTATTGTAGAGTTAATCGTCTCAGGAGTTATCCCTGATATGCAGTGAATAGTACCGTATCTGCAATTCAAGTCGCTGCCGTAATTTATACCATATCTGCTGTCCCAGTTGCAGCCATAGCAGTTAAGCGGCAAAGTGACGGCATGAGTTGTGTGATGATATGGCAAAAAACGACCTGGATGCCCTCCGCCAAGCACCACAACGTTTGGAACGTTAAAAGTACATGCCATATGGGCTGCCATTGAATCAACACCAACTAAGAGGGCTGAGTTTTTTATCACAGCAGCCGTTTGTCTGAGTGTAGTCTTATTGATGAGATTAAACACCCGGCCTTTACAGCGCTCCTCTATTTTCTCAGCCATCGGCAGAGCGTCAGAACCGCCTAAAACACAAATATCATAGTCCTCAAGTCCGTCTAATGCTTCATGAAGTCTTTCATAAACTTTATACTTAAACTGCGCCCCAGGAGCAACCACTATCGTTTTTTCCGTCAGTAAATTATATAAATTAAACATCTCCTCACAAAAACTTTCGTCATGCTCAGTCAGCCACAACTGAGGGGTAAGCGGAGGCGTATTTATTGATAGTGCCGTAAGAAATTGTTCGTTACGTCTGAGTTCATTAAGCTTTTTTTCATAAATTTCTATAATTTTAGAGTGTGCAAGATTATTTTTCTCTCTGATACTTACCGAGAGGTGATTTCCGTTATCGCCAAAAAATGCGACCTTCTCTTTAGCAGCACTCTCTATTGTAAAAAAGTCTGAAAGCGGCTCCCTTGAGTACTGTGAATTAAGCGCCACCTCAAGGTTTAGGTCTCGTAAGGACTTAATCACTATGTTTCTGTAAAGTTCGTCATAACCCGCCTTATGTTTATTTATGTCAATAATGTTATCAACATATGGGCAAGTCTCATAGAGTTCTCTTACATGGCTTTGGCATAAAACAGTTATCCTATAGCCCTCATATTTCTTCCTGATTTCTGACAGCATTCCAATAGAGAGCAGTGCATCCCCGATTGAATCTATTCGCACCCACAAAAGACCAGGCGGTATTTGCTTAAATCTGTTTTTATTAAGAACTCTTATTTTCGCAAATGAGTATGAATTAAGGTTACTTATAAAAGCGGTATTTAAAAAGCTCCTCTGTTTTAGGTTTTTAACCACTTCTTTTTGCGCTAATTTTATCTTATCGTAATGAGTTTGTCCTTTTAAAAGTGCGTTAATAAATTTAACCTTTGAAATACTTTCTGGTCTGCCGGCGTGTAAACCGTTAAACTCATTAACTAGTTCAATCAGTTTATCGCCTCGCAAAACAGAAATAGGCACAGTGTCGGCAAGAATGCTAAATATCGTAAAATGGTATCTCCATGAAATTGTAAAACGGCACAGAGACAGCATAGAAATCATCTGTATAGGGGTGTAGTAGGTATTGGGAACAAAAGTGGCGGGGTTTTTCATCAAAGCAATTACAGAAAGAGCAGCTTCCTTATCAAAATACTTTCCTTCTCTGGTCTCATTACAAAAAAAAGCTGTCTGATACCCATGCTTTTCAATTAACTCATCAAGACTTTCAGCCAGTTGTTCTTTAATAAACAGCTCATCTATCCACTTTTCATTGACAACATTGACACCGATAATGGGTTTTGACATATCAATGCCTAAAGAGGAAAGATAATCATTTGCCCACACAGGGTCAAACTCATTCATAGGAGTATGCCAGGCAAGGTCGGCAGCAGTTATGATTTTATCAGAATTTATACCAAGCCCTATTAAAACTCGTCTGCTTCTTTCACTTCTGACTGTCCATGAAGTTATGCCAGAAAACCCCTTATAAAAGAGTCCCTTTGCCGTGTCGCTATAAATCATATCAACGCCGGTTCCGATAGCATATACAGTTATCCCGTGTGTAAAGCAGAAATCGTATTTATCACCCAGCACTCTTAACGGCCAATCGGAACAAAGCATCTCTGTTACAATTGTTGCACCGATTACAAACACACAATCGGCACTAAGACATAGCGCCTGACACGTCTCAGTGTCCGTATAGTCAACAAACTCAAAACGCTCTTGAAATACTTTAAGAGCGGGTTCATTTTTATCCCACACCTCTACAGTTGTTCCATCAGGCAAATTGTAAAGCGATAAGAAGCCAAGCATCATAGCCTCATCGCCTATATTACCGGCTCCAAGACCTGAAAAGGAAACGTGAATTCTTATAGATTTTCCACCTGTGCGTACTTTATCATTGTCATCAGCGTCGAAGTTGTCAAAATTAACTAATGTGTCAAGTGTGATAATCTCTGGGGGCGGCAAAAGAGCATCTCGTGTTTTTTCATAAAGTTCTCTTTCTCTTTTTAGAATCAGCTCAGCCTCTTCATTATATAAGTCTATCCCCTGGCCGCACGTCTTTTGACCAGTGCGCGCCCTAAATCCACTAATAATGGCATCAACGCTGTAAAGACTCGTATGCCGGAAAAACCTTGCCCATAGTTCAAGGTCTCCAGCGTACTTAAGAGAGCTGTCAATGCAGCCGCCTGCATTTTCCCATAGCTCAGACCTCCAGAAAGTTGACTCTTGTTGAATATGAGGAGGGCCGATTTTTCCCTCCAAATAAAATCCTCTGCACCACTTAGGGATGGGGTCAAGTACGCTGGCTAACTTACCGTTTTCTGTCCACACGGTAGGTCTGCCCATTATCCATTGCACATCTTTATTAACTGTGAACACCTTAGCAACAGTCCATAGTGCTCCGGGGTGAAGTTTATCGTCAGAGTTAATCCATCCCATTATCTCACCGTCGGCAAGTTTAAAGCCCTCGTTGATTGCCTCGTACTGTCCACCGTCGGGAGCACTTTGACAGTGGCTTAAGTATTTTTCATACCGGTGTATTATTTCAAGAGAGCCGTCAGTGCTGCCACCATCCATTACTATGTATTGCAAATTGGGATAGCCCGAAGAAATCACAGAAACAATACACTCCTCAAGAAAAGCCGCCTGATTAAACGATGGGGTCACTATTGTTATCCTGGGCAGGCGATGTTTAAAAGCATTACTTGGCTTTAACATGTTGGGATTTTCATAAGCGTTGTCAGATAAGTTTACAATTTCAACATCAGAAACAAATCTATCTATAGCGGCAAACTCTGGAACATCAGGATTTAATGAGCTGTTTTGAAGGTAAACTTTTGGTTTTTGTGAGACGCCATTAATGGATTCTCTTACAGCATAGATAACACTTTTTGGCTCAATATCGTTAATGCAGTAATAGGCGCTGTCCTGGCTGCATCTCCAGTTGCAGCCGTAGCAGTTAAGCGGCAAAGAGACGGTTGAAGTCAGGTTGGAATATGGAAAAAATCTGCCAAAATGGCCTCCACCTATTATTACCACATTTGGCGTGCCTACGGCACAGGCGATGTGTGCTGATGCCGATTCTGAACATATAGCAAGTCTTGCTTTGCGAATAAGGGCGGCAGTTTGTCGTATAGTCGTTTTTGAGATTAGGTTAAAACATGTGCCTGAGAAGTTTTCAGAAAGTCTCTTTCCAATTGCAAGCATATCAGCGCCGCCAGCTATTATAAGTGGGAAATCTTTAAGTCCCTCCATTACTTCAAGGAACCACGGATAAACCCTATACGTACTCTGAGCTGAGGGTAAAATCACAATGGGTTCCTGGTGTTTTAATCCAAAACTCTCAAATACCTCCTCTGTGACCATTTTTTCGTCATCGGTGGCTGTGTATAGATAGGGTTTAAGAGAGTTGACAGTTATCCCTAATGATGAGAGAAAATCCACATAACGTTTAAGTTCAATCTTATGAGATTCCTCCAAAGTGATAAGGTTAGTGTAGAGGGCGTTATTTGCATCCCTTTCAGCTTTCGTTATATTGCAAGTGTTACCGTTAAACCCTGCGGTGTATGTAGCGCCGCTTTGAATTGTGAAAGTGTCTGAGATACTTTCTCTGGAGTATTGACTGTTGAAGGCAAAAAGCGGTTTAAGCTCACGTATGGCAGAAATAATACAGTCAACATATGGCTTATAATTGATACGATTTTTATCAAAGGTAATAATATGATTTACATAAGGGCAGGTTTCATACAGCTCACGTATGTGATTTTGACAAAGCACAGCTATTTTTACTTGCGGGTACGCTTTCTTTATCTCATCAAGCATGGGATGCGACAACAGAGCATCACCGATTGAGTCAGTTCTGACCCACAGGATGTATTCGTCGTGCGCATTTTCTAATGCCTGAACTAAATTCAAAATTCTCTCCCTATGGCGTGAAAAGAACTATACACAAACCAAAGTCCTCCTCTGACGCCTTAATAAATTCAAACCTGGGGTCTGTTTTCATGTAAAGATAACTGCTGTAATGTTTAACGTGAAAACAATTGTTTAACGCTATTACACAAGGCGCAAGGATACGTTTAACCAGGTACTCAAACTCCACAAACCCAATATGCGCCGCACTGTCAAGGAGCACAAAGTCAGGCATATAAGAAAATTCAGAAAGACACTTTCCCAGCAAATCATCCACAAGTTCTGGGAAATCGGTTTCCTTAAAATATCGCTCCGACCTTTGAGTCTCATCATAATCAACAAATATACCTGAGTAGTGCAGGTTTTTAACAAATTTATCTTCTATTTGCTCTTTTGAAAGGAGCGCAGCTTTTGGCACTGAGAGTCCATTTAAGAGTTTAACTCTGTCTATAAGGCTGCATTCAGTAAGATGTAACAAGGCTGAATTGTAATATTCAGGATTTACCTCAATAGAGTAAAACACGGCTTCATCCAGTCCACAGTCTTTAATAGCCGATGCAATAATCGCAGTTGAACCTCGTCCCAGATACGTGCCAGTTTCAATTATTTTCTTAGGACGATACCTACTAATCACATCCGTTATGGCAGCTGCAAAGTCTGGATTTGTTATTGACGTTGCAGCATCACCGGTGGTGTTATCTGTCAATTGGACATTTGCAGGGTTAGAGGGTTTTGAAAACCACACCTTTATTGGAATCCTTGTAAGACCGTGAAAGGGGAGCATCTCAACGGGGTCATGAGTTACTGTGATAGGCCCAAGGGAATCCACTCTGTCGTGGCTAAAAGCCACGTCAATAGAGTTGTGAGTCAGCTCTGAAATCCCAGCCCCAAAGGTGTATTCACCCGGTTTTATAGTAAACTGTAATTCAATGCAAACAACACAGGTAGTGCCGCGGTCCATATCTGGCAGACGCATCCCGAGCTGTCTTGGTCCTCCGCCAAAGATGAAATTTCCCATCCTGTCAAACAATGTAACTGCCACATTTATATCAGTGACCGGTTCTTTGATTTTAATTAGAAAGTTAAACATAAGCGAGCTCATCATATCAACGACAAGTGTATCAATTCCGTCACCGTTTGTAACTCTAAGGGCAATTATCTCAGCACCCCCTCCGACGCCATGCCGCGGAGCACACTCAGGGATAACGCTGTGAGCAATAATTTCCTCCTCAGTCATAAGCCCCGGTGATGATTGAGAGACAGGTTTGACAGAGTGTTTTTTAGCAGAGCGTTTTTGGTCATGAGTTCCGGTATAACGGCTAACTGCCTCAACAGCTTGCCCGATGTATTCAACCTCTCCGTTTTTCAGAAGCACCGCCCTGTCACAGAGCTTTCTTATAGCCTCAAGGTCATGCGATACAAAAAGACAAGTTGTGCCTGCCGCTATTATTTCCCTTATCGTGTTAAAGCATTTCTGCTGAAAAAAGATGTCGCCTACTCCAAGTGCCTCATCCACAACCAGTATATCCGGTTTAACATTAACGGCACATGCAAACGCCACGCGTATAAACATTCCGCTTGAGTATATCTTCATGGGCTGGTCTATAAATTCGCCAATATCTGCGTATCGTTCGATGCCCTCCATCCGCTCATCCATTTCAGCTTTGTTATACCCCATAAGAGCACCGTTCATATAGACATTGGCGCGCCCTGAAAACTCCGGGTTAAATCCGGCGCCAAGTTCTAGGAGAGCAGAGATTCGCCCATTAGCCAACACCTGACCCTCGGTTGGTCTTATTATGCTGCAAATTATCTGAAGGAGTGTGCTTTTACCTGAGCCGTTTCTGCCTAAAATCCCTAACGCTTCGCCCTTTCCTACCTCAAAACATACGTTTTTTAAAGACCAAAACTCATGATGATAT
Coding sequences:
- a CDS encoding glycosyltransferase, with translation MNLVQALENAHDEYILWVRTDSIGDALLSHPMLDEIKKAYPQVKIAVLCQNHIRELYETCPYVNHIITFDKNRINYKPYVDCIISAIRELKPLFAFNSQYSRESISDTFTIQSGATYTAGFNGNTCNITKAERDANNALYTNLITLEESHKIELKRYVDFLSSLGITVNSLKPYLYTATDDEKMVTEEVFESFGLKHQEPIVILPSAQSTYRVYPWFLEVMEGLKDFPLIIAGGADMLAIGKRLSENFSGTCFNLISKTTIRQTAALIRKARLAICSESASAHIACAVGTPNVVIIGGGHFGRFFPYSNLTSTVSLPLNCYGCNWRCSQDSAYYCINDIEPKSVIYAVRESINGVSQKPKVYLQNSSLNPDVPEFAAIDRFVSDVEIVNLSDNAYENPNMLKPSNAFKHRLPRITIVTPSFNQAAFLEECIVSVISSGYPNLQYIVMDGGSTDGSLEIIHRYEKYLSHCQSAPDGGQYEAINEGFKLADGEIMGWINSDDKLHPGALWTVAKVFTVNKDVQWIMGRPTVWTENGKLASVLDPIPKWCRGFYLEGKIGPPHIQQESTFWRSELWENAGGCIDSSLKYAGDLELWARFFRHTSLYSVDAIISGFRARTGQKTCGQGIDLYNEEAELILKRERELYEKTRDALLPPPEIITLDTLVNFDNFDADDNDKVRTGGKSIRIHVSFSGLGAGNIGDEAMMLGFLSLYNLPDGTTVEVWDKNEPALKVFQERFEFVDYTDTETCQALCLSADCVFVIGATIVTEMLCSDWPLRVLGDKYDFCFTHGITVYAIGTGVDMIYSDTAKGLFYKGFSGITSWTVRSERSRRVLIGLGINSDKIITAADLAWHTPMNEFDPVWANDYLSSLGIDMSKPIIGVNVVNEKWIDELFIKEQLAESLDELIEKHGYQTAFFCNETREGKYFDKEAALSVIALMKNPATFVPNTYYTPIQMISMLSLCRFTISWRYHFTIFSILADTVPISVLRGDKLIELVNEFNGLHAGRPESISKVKFINALLKGQTHYDKIKLAQKEVVKNLKQRSFLNTAFISNLNSYSFAKIRVLNKNRFKQIPPGLLWVRIDSIGDALLSIGMLSEIRKKYEGYRITVLCQSHVRELYETCPYVDNIIDINKHKAGYDELYRNIVIKSLRDLNLEVALNSQYSREPLSDFFTIESAAKEKVAFFGDNGNHLSVSIREKNNLAHSKIIEIYEKKLNELRRNEQFLTALSINTPPLTPQLWLTEHDESFCEEMFNLYNLLTEKTIVVAPGAQFKYKVYERLHEALDGLEDYDICVLGGSDALPMAEKIEERCKGRVFNLINKTTLRQTAAVIKNSALLVGVDSMAAHMACTFNVPNVVVLGGGHPGRFLPYHHTTHAVTLPLNCYGCNWDSRYGINYGSDLNCRYGTIHCISGITPETINSTIKKVLAEITPKAQKLLPSWGVATGLQLDEVTAHNNKPEIIFESPSVWGFDKKVPLWKLPEDHFHLNQFKITYSHEKPQDIKLIKFNKSPYEYLVTVIVSAYKSERFIRQCLTDLCSQTIYNDLEIIVLDANSPENERKVVEEFQKIHSNITYIRTGSRIGVYSAWNIMVKLARGKYITPMSTNDRLRCDAYELLSGYLEQFPDVALVYGNTYRTKNPTDSFESHSLHSEFSWPEYSYEQLLQFSMVGPHPMWRASVHDGTGFFDETFVANGDQEFFLRLGSRYELMSVPEYTGLYWLAPDALSVEGKTPQTESERAHKKYQEMYINEMTAKLKNIERPVYIWGAGEAGKMTTSILSRYNIMPTGFVDNDKNKWGYLSEGLTVYCPDDKVINLTDISQRPFIIIASLYFREIIIELKRAGYINRKDYFTNIYTMKWI
- a CDS encoding ATP-binding cassette domain-containing protein yields the protein MDKAISVINISKKYRIFASPRDRLKEMFHPFGKKYHHEFWSLKNVCFEVGKGEALGILGRNGSGKSTLLQIICSIIRPTEGQVLANGRISALLELGAGFNPEFSGRANVYMNGALMGYNKAEMDERMEGIERYADIGEFIDQPMKIYSSGMFIRVAFACAVNVKPDILVVDEALGVGDIFFQQKCFNTIREIIAAGTTCLFVSHDLEAIRKLCDRAVLLKNGEVEYIGQAVEAVSRYTGTHDQKRSAKKHSVKPVSQSSPGLMTEEEIIAHSVIPECAPRHGVGGGAEIIALRVTNGDGIDTLVVDMMSSLMFNFLIKIKEPVTDINVAVTLFDRMGNFIFGGGPRQLGMRLPDMDRGTTCVVCIELQFTIKPGEYTFGAGISELTHNSIDVAFSHDRVDSLGPITVTHDPVEMLPFHGLTRIPIKVWFSKPSNPANVQLTDNTTGDAATSITNPDFAAAITDVISRYRPKKIIETGTYLGRGSTAIIASAIKDCGLDEAVFYSIEVNPEYYNSALLHLTECSLIDRVKLLNGLSVPKAALLSKEQIEDKFVKNLHYSGIFVDYDETQRSERYFKETDFPELVDDLLGKCLSEFSYMPDFVLLDSAAHIGFVEFEYLVKRILAPCVIALNNCFHVKHYSSYLYMKTDPRFEFIKASEEDFGLCIVLFTP